Proteins from a single region of Mustela erminea isolate mMusErm1 chromosome X, mMusErm1.Pri, whole genome shotgun sequence:
- the TBC1D25 gene encoding TBC1 domain family member 25 isoform X1, translated as MASASGASDLVGSGAPPPGGGAQAAAAEEEEREVVRVRVKKCESFLSPEFRSFAVDPQITSLDVLQHILIRAFDLNGKKNFGISYLGRDRLGQETYLSLLSDWDLSTAFATASKPYLQLRVDIRPTEDSPLLEDWDIISPKDVIGSDVLLAEKRSSLTTAALPFTQSILSQVGRTLSKVQQVLSWSYGEDVKPFKPPLSDAEFHTYLNHEGQLSRPEELRLRIYHGGVEPSLRKVVWRYLLNVYPDGLTGRERMDYMKRKSREYEQLKSEWAQRASPEDLEFIRSTVLKDVLRTDRAHPYYAGPEDGPHLRALHDLLTTYAVTHPQVSYCQGMSDLASPILAVMDHEGHAFVCFCGIMKRLAANFHPDGRAMATKFAHLKLLLRHADPDFYQYLQEAGADDLFFCYRWLLLELKREFAFDDALRMLEVTWSSLPPDPPEHEVELVGPPSQVADTGFSGHRGRPVRQRHMLRPAGGGGGAFDDAVDHLVTTSQGPGGGGRLLRQASLDDLQQLRDNTGSRRDPLVQLPHPAALISSKSLSEPLLNSSDPLSSSSRPDSPSSSSPPSTQEASPAGDVAAGSPLMPELGSPQEPGKSLPPPPPLGLPPPQEFGRGNPFMLFLCLAILLEHRDHIMRNGLDYNELAMHFDRLVRKHHLGRVLRRAKALFADYLQSEVWDSEEGAEATAPS; from the exons ATGGCGTCGGCCTCTGGAGCCTCGGATTTGGTCGGCTCTGGAGCGCCCCCACCTGGCGGGGGAGCCCAAGCGGCGGCGGCTGAGGAGGAGGAGCGAGAGGTGGTACGGGTCCGAGTCAAG AAGTGTGAGAGCTTTTTGTCACCTGAGTTCCGCTCTTTCGCCGTCGACCCCCAGATCACCTCGCTTGATGTATTACAGCACATCCTCATCCGAGCCTTTGATTTGAATGG GAAGAAGAACTTTGGCATCAGCTACCTGGGCCGGGATCGGCTGGGGCAGGAAACTTACCTCTCACTCCTGTCTGACTGGGACCTCAGCACAGCCTTCGCCACTGCCTCCAAACCTTACTTGCAGCTACGGGTAGACATTCGGCCCACCGAGGACA GCCCTCTGCTGGAAGACTGGGACATAATCAGCCCCAAGGATGTCATTGGCTCCGATGTGCTCCTGGCTGAGAAAAGGTCATCACTGACGACAGCTGCCCTGCCCTTCACGCAGTCCATCCTCTCTCAG GTGGGCCGCACCTTGTCTAAGGTCCAGCAGGTGCTAAGCTGGTCATATGGGGAAGACGTCAAGCCCTTCAAGCCTCCCCTGAGCGATGCCGAGTTTCACACCTACCTGAACCACGAGGGCCAGCTCTCGCGCCCTGAGGAGCTGCGCCTGCGGATCTATCATGGCGGTGTTGAGCCCTCCCTGCGAAAG GTGGTGTGGCGGTACCTGCTGAACGTGTACCCAGATGGGCTGACGGGCCGTGAGCGGATGGACTACATGAAACGCAAGAGTCGCGAGTATGAGCAGCTCAAGAGCGAGTGGGCACAGCGAGCGAGCCCCGAGGACTTGGAATTCATCCGCAGCACAGTCCTCAAGGATGTGCTGCGGACAGACCGGGCCCACCCCTACTATGCGGGGCCTGAGGACGGCCCACACCTGCGGGCGCTGCACGACCTACTCACCACCTACGCTGTCACGCACCCGCAGGTGTCCTACTGCCAGGGCATGAGCGACCTCGCCTCGCCCATCCTCGCCGTCATGGACCACGAAGGCCATGCCTTCGTCTGCTTTTGTGGCATCATGAAGCGCCTGGCTGCAAACTTTCATCCCGATGGCCGCGCCATGGCCACCAAGTTTGCCCACCTCAAGCTGCTACTGCGACATGCTGACCCTGACTTCTACCAGTACCTACAAGAAGCCGGGGCCGACGACCTGTTCTTCTGTTACCGCTGGTTGCTGCTTGAACTCAAGCGCGAGTTCGCCTTTGATGATGCCCTCCGCATGCTTGAGGTCACCTGGAGTTCGCTGCCCCCCGATCCTCCTGAACATGAGGTAGAGCTTGTCGGACCCCCCAGCCAGGTGGCAGACACTGGCTTCAGTGGCCACAGGGGGCGGCCCGTGCGACAGAGGCACATGCTGAGGCCTGCCGGGGGAGGAGGCGGTGCTTTCGACGATGCTGTTGACCATTTGGTCACAACCAGCCAGGGGCCTGGTGGCGGGGGGCGTCTCCTGAGACAAGCCAGTCTGGATGACCTCCAGCAACTCAGGGATAACACGGGCTCCAGGAGGGACCCTCTGGTCCAGCTgccccacccagctgccctcaTCAGCTCCAAGTCCCTCTCTGAGCCCTTGTTGAACTCCTCAGACccactctcctcctcttcccgccctgattccccttcctcctcatctcCGCCATCCACCCAAGAGGCCTCTCCCGCCGGTGATGTGGCTGCAGGATCCCCCTTGATGCCAGAGTTGGGCTCCCCACAAGAACCTGGGAaatccctgccacccccacccccactgggctTGCCCCCGCCCCAGGAATTTGGCCGAGGGAACCCATTtatgctcttcctctgccttgcCATCCTGCTGGAGCATCGTGACCACATCATGCGCAACGGGCTAGATTACAACGAGCTGGCCATGCACTTTGACCGCCTTGTGCGGAAACACCACCTGGGGCGTGTTCTGCGCCGGGCCAAGGCTCTCTTTGCTGATTACCTACAGTCAGAGGTGTGGGACTCCGAGGAGGGGGCCGAGGCCACAGCCCCATCTTGA
- the TBC1D25 gene encoding TBC1 domain family member 25 isoform X2 yields MGPLLEDWDIISPKDVIGSDVLLAEKRSSLTTAALPFTQSILSQVGRTLSKVQQVLSWSYGEDVKPFKPPLSDAEFHTYLNHEGQLSRPEELRLRIYHGGVEPSLRKVVWRYLLNVYPDGLTGRERMDYMKRKSREYEQLKSEWAQRASPEDLEFIRSTVLKDVLRTDRAHPYYAGPEDGPHLRALHDLLTTYAVTHPQVSYCQGMSDLASPILAVMDHEGHAFVCFCGIMKRLAANFHPDGRAMATKFAHLKLLLRHADPDFYQYLQEAGADDLFFCYRWLLLELKREFAFDDALRMLEVTWSSLPPDPPEHEVELVGPPSQVADTGFSGHRGRPVRQRHMLRPAGGGGGAFDDAVDHLVTTSQGPGGGGRLLRQASLDDLQQLRDNTGSRRDPLVQLPHPAALISSKSLSEPLLNSSDPLSSSSRPDSPSSSSPPSTQEASPAGDVAAGSPLMPELGSPQEPGKSLPPPPPLGLPPPQEFGRGNPFMLFLCLAILLEHRDHIMRNGLDYNELAMHFDRLVRKHHLGRVLRRAKALFADYLQSEVWDSEEGAEATAPS; encoded by the exons ATGG GCCCTCTGCTGGAAGACTGGGACATAATCAGCCCCAAGGATGTCATTGGCTCCGATGTGCTCCTGGCTGAGAAAAGGTCATCACTGACGACAGCTGCCCTGCCCTTCACGCAGTCCATCCTCTCTCAG GTGGGCCGCACCTTGTCTAAGGTCCAGCAGGTGCTAAGCTGGTCATATGGGGAAGACGTCAAGCCCTTCAAGCCTCCCCTGAGCGATGCCGAGTTTCACACCTACCTGAACCACGAGGGCCAGCTCTCGCGCCCTGAGGAGCTGCGCCTGCGGATCTATCATGGCGGTGTTGAGCCCTCCCTGCGAAAG GTGGTGTGGCGGTACCTGCTGAACGTGTACCCAGATGGGCTGACGGGCCGTGAGCGGATGGACTACATGAAACGCAAGAGTCGCGAGTATGAGCAGCTCAAGAGCGAGTGGGCACAGCGAGCGAGCCCCGAGGACTTGGAATTCATCCGCAGCACAGTCCTCAAGGATGTGCTGCGGACAGACCGGGCCCACCCCTACTATGCGGGGCCTGAGGACGGCCCACACCTGCGGGCGCTGCACGACCTACTCACCACCTACGCTGTCACGCACCCGCAGGTGTCCTACTGCCAGGGCATGAGCGACCTCGCCTCGCCCATCCTCGCCGTCATGGACCACGAAGGCCATGCCTTCGTCTGCTTTTGTGGCATCATGAAGCGCCTGGCTGCAAACTTTCATCCCGATGGCCGCGCCATGGCCACCAAGTTTGCCCACCTCAAGCTGCTACTGCGACATGCTGACCCTGACTTCTACCAGTACCTACAAGAAGCCGGGGCCGACGACCTGTTCTTCTGTTACCGCTGGTTGCTGCTTGAACTCAAGCGCGAGTTCGCCTTTGATGATGCCCTCCGCATGCTTGAGGTCACCTGGAGTTCGCTGCCCCCCGATCCTCCTGAACATGAGGTAGAGCTTGTCGGACCCCCCAGCCAGGTGGCAGACACTGGCTTCAGTGGCCACAGGGGGCGGCCCGTGCGACAGAGGCACATGCTGAGGCCTGCCGGGGGAGGAGGCGGTGCTTTCGACGATGCTGTTGACCATTTGGTCACAACCAGCCAGGGGCCTGGTGGCGGGGGGCGTCTCCTGAGACAAGCCAGTCTGGATGACCTCCAGCAACTCAGGGATAACACGGGCTCCAGGAGGGACCCTCTGGTCCAGCTgccccacccagctgccctcaTCAGCTCCAAGTCCCTCTCTGAGCCCTTGTTGAACTCCTCAGACccactctcctcctcttcccgccctgattccccttcctcctcatctcCGCCATCCACCCAAGAGGCCTCTCCCGCCGGTGATGTGGCTGCAGGATCCCCCTTGATGCCAGAGTTGGGCTCCCCACAAGAACCTGGGAaatccctgccacccccacccccactgggctTGCCCCCGCCCCAGGAATTTGGCCGAGGGAACCCATTtatgctcttcctctgccttgcCATCCTGCTGGAGCATCGTGACCACATCATGCGCAACGGGCTAGATTACAACGAGCTGGCCATGCACTTTGACCGCCTTGTGCGGAAACACCACCTGGGGCGTGTTCTGCGCCGGGCCAAGGCTCTCTTTGCTGATTACCTACAGTCAGAGGTGTGGGACTCCGAGGAGGGGGCCGAGGCCACAGCCCCATCTTGA